The following is a genomic window from Pedobacter sp. KBS0701.
AAAAACACTAAAATCAGTTTCTTTTCCTGTAAAAAAAACATCAACCTTAATCTTGGTTTCAATCAGGATAATGAAAGCCTGCAAAAAGATTTTATTAACAGTTCTATTGTAAAAATATCTTCCAGTGCTTTTGTTCTCATCACTTTTTGGCTATTCCTTTTTTTAAAGAACAAAACCATCAATACAAAAGTTGTAATCAAAAGATTAAATCATAATTATTGGTGCCTGTTTAAGATGCTCTATCCAAAACATGTTTTTTGGTAAGTAATTTCATTATTAACCACTTCAATGTGGGTTATAAAATGCCAGGTATCAATTATAGCTGGAAATAAATTATTTAAACAACATTACTTTTTATATAGATGCATTTACCCGATTTAATAGCCGATTTAGGATTAATCCTTGCTGCCGCAGGAATAACCACTCTTATATTTAAAAAAATTAAACAGCCCCTCGTTCTGGGCTATATACTGGCTGGCCTATTGGTTGGTTCTCATTTAGATTTTTTTCCCTCTGTTACCGATACCAAGAGTATTAACATTTGGGGCGAAATTGGTGTAATTTTCCTTTTATTCAGCCTTGGTTTAGAATTCAGCTTTAAAAAACTGGTTAAAGTTGGCGGTTCCGCTTCCATCACCGCGATTGTGAAAGTCCTTTTTATCATTCTGGCAGGTTACTTGGTTGGTAAAGCAATGGGCTGGAAAGATATGGACAGCCTGTTTTTAGGTGGAATCTTATCCATATCCTCAACCATGATTACCATAAAAGCCTTCGAAGAACTTGGCCTAAAGCATAAAAAGTTTGCCGGTCTGGTTTTCGGGGTTTTAATTGTTGAAGATCTGGTGGCAATCTTGTTATTGGTATTATTTTCTACGTTGGCCGTAAGCCAGCAGTCGGCAGGTACAGAAATGCTGTATTCTATCTTAAAACTAGCATTCTTTTTGGTGCTTTGGTTTTTGGGTGGAATATTTTTAATCCCTTCATTTCTTAAAGCAACCAAAAAATTAATGAATGATGAAACCATGCTGGTGGTATCTTTAGGTTTGTGTTTGGTGATGGTATTACTGGCCGATAAGGTTGGGTTTTCTCCGGCTTTAGGTGCATTTATTATGGGTTCTATTTTAGCCGAAACTACGCAGGCCGAAAGAATAGAACACTTAACAAAATCGGTAAAAGATTTATTCGCCGCGGTTTTCTTTGTTTCAGTTGGTATGCTGATTGATCCTTCGATGCTGGTTAAATACGCTGTTCCCATTTTAGTGGCTACCGTGGTTATCATCTTTGGGAAAATCATATTTACCATTTTAGGGGCGTTATTGTCTGGTCAGCCGCTAAAAACTTCGGTACAATCGGGCATGAGTTTGGCACAAATTGGTGAGTTTTCATTTATCATTGCCTCATTAGGATTAACCCTTAAAGTAACCAGCGATTTCCTTTACCCAATCGCTGTAGCAGCGGCAGCTATTACAACCTTTACCACACCATACCTGATTAAACTATCCGAACCTTTTTACCAGTATTTAAACCGCGTTTTACCAAAAAAATGGCTTGATGGTATAGAAAGATACAGCTCCAGTACTGAAGGGATTACCACGTTAAGCGATTGGAAAGTTCTATTAAGGTCTTATATTTTTAATACGATTATCCACTCGGTAATCATCATAGCAATCATATTTCTGGCTTACCGATATG
Proteins encoded in this region:
- a CDS encoding cation:proton antiporter; protein product: MHLPDLIADLGLILAAAGITTLIFKKIKQPLVLGYILAGLLVGSHLDFFPSVTDTKSINIWGEIGVIFLLFSLGLEFSFKKLVKVGGSASITAIVKVLFIILAGYLVGKAMGWKDMDSLFLGGILSISSTMITIKAFEELGLKHKKFAGLVFGVLIVEDLVAILLLVLFSTLAVSQQSAGTEMLYSILKLAFFLVLWFLGGIFLIPSFLKATKKLMNDETMLVVSLGLCLVMVLLADKVGFSPALGAFIMGSILAETTQAERIEHLTKSVKDLFAAVFFVSVGMLIDPSMLVKYAVPILVATVVIIFGKIIFTILGALLSGQPLKTSVQSGMSLAQIGEFSFIIASLGLTLKVTSDFLYPIAVAAAAITTFTTPYLIKLSEPFYQYLNRVLPKKWLDGIERYSSSTEGITTLSDWKVLLRSYIFNTIIHSVIIIAIIFLAYRYVQPFIVSNISNSLTSIIISVVVSFILMSPFLWALSIRRIQRTAYSHLWLNKKYTRGPLIAIEFFRIALGIFFVGFLMYEFFDTWIAAVIALGLIILGMVIFSRKLQSFYDKLERRFMLNLNARENQKPDILPWDTHLTELTVSPESEVVGKTLTELMIREKYGVNIALIERGRNNIPTPGRDERLYPNDKLLLIGADDQLAAVKALLEVDAPETAEENNFPNKEMTLQKVIVHAESPVYGMSIRNAGIREKAQALIVGIERGADRILNPSSDFVFDNGDVIWIVGNNKKIKEVI